DNA sequence from the Malus sylvestris chromosome 10, drMalSylv7.2, whole genome shotgun sequence genome:
tttttgtCTTAGGGTACCCtcaaacacaatgatgaggattttgtttttaattgcatgattgttaaagaaagttacaaacatgggtggaagtttgatatgttCTTCAGTTAATACTTAGTTGTAGTTGtcatttatgaattcacatgtgatcacaaggaaaaaaaattagtttttgtaacatgcttgaaggaagaaactcaaactaacgctacaaccttgtgaaacTTGAGCCTATTTTTTGTTTGGAGAGGTATTAATCTGTGATATTCtttttttctaaagtcgttgcatgatgtcattatttctttgcctggttgctacttagaatgctttttcatcattttagttccaaatactagaactcatgccggTTTCGTTCAAAGCATAAAATTGATTGCATAACaaataacaagatgaaggtgtTAGTTACCACCAGAGGCAAAAAGCCTTATGCACATGTATTGTAGGTTTAACTCTTTTTttagccttatttagcctattttctttgttagcttgcattatccttacctagcctagtataGGAATATCCATACCCTTATACTACAATCACATTAAGACTGGGGTTATGCACATCACAtgcgagtcctaattgcctatagcaatctaggactggactggcacctacaatggatccaaagtgagcatacGGTGCGATTTGAACATACACATAAAGCATGGCCCTGGCCCGGGCGAGTACTCACACAATGAGCAGATAACGTatatatagtcatgccatagtAATTTGATAATCCTAGTCAACATAATATTAATCATAGCCGTAAATCTAATTAAGGTATCCTTTAGGATTTATAATGATTTCATAATTCTCATCATTATGACATTTCGtataaatgttaatttaattgCGGTGTCACCTAGAAAATTCGTTAGCGGACGTATATATGGAACtaaacctatatatatataatgaaggactgataggagcatatttatgcgacttagttggcttgttcttgtgcatttatgtcgtgtttccttagttattttaatgtttaaagtcattttcgtgtgttttcagactctaagtacaaagtatgcaagaagatgcattttggaggcctttggagcatgtttcgggcttggaatggatagcaaatgcatgggccaagtggatggacgaatttgagaactaaagaggccaagaatatgaagaattatggtccaaaagatgaagaaaacagcccaaaaatctgtcaccccaacttgcattccttgccatgcaaaccacatagaattccctttggattccatgccatgcttgatcactcttgtcccctacataatttctaatttcatgcttcaattcatttaattattacactcaattgcttgatacctcttgttcccttcactcattagattttagacaacatttacatccattacatgcaccaattgatgctccatcattcacatttggaatcccatgccttgtgtaccacatgttgctgcacctttgacccatttattgacacattttcacctccctttccatctctatgcaatgtacacaatcattcatgccccctagctacaagaccactccattttacccttcacactttgcatcatcacttcattttcacccttggaccattgcacaccacacacacaaattgccatgcatttcatccttaacctaacctgattttctaaggtttttggggcctataaatacatgtttacaccccttggccaaaggataatcccccatattcatcattttatcacagaaattcgtccatacacaccctaggaagcaaaacaccccaaaaacaccattctagtgcctagaaaacataacagccactccaccttcttccaccctctttgcctagtcctccaccaccttccaaccatcaaacactcttccacactcaccctaaacccctccatatcattccccatccattctacaccataaatccacccaaaaatctgtccacaagcttcatgccgcaacaaggaggaagggagattcgttgatgcacttgctttccaagttggagcattttaggtgttttctttcctttgattttaatgtctaattttatgtatctttgtattgcaagaatgaggaactaaacccccttagttggggggtgattcgaaaccatgtacatgcttgcaatatgatttgattacattcagttgttatttcataagttgcggattcaattcgttcatctacttgattgataacttatttgtgtatgttgattgagagtgcacgcttagttttcatgcatgaatatgatgctagattatgagggagtttcacctaatagttacaatcttataatcacaagtagtgaaggtcgctcgAAAACGAttgcgttgaatgaattcttggcactagtttcatgctcatcatagtaacgaatgcctcgtcaacacttatagttctcattgtgcttcatgattcttgattgtatctttattgtgctcatcacgtaaggaacctttgaggaatgctttgaattgttgtatgcgtttttccatccaattcattaacttaaggagaacttgaaggttaatttaagcgtatctaattaacttggggtgtcgagtttcataatttattgaaagaacaactgaaaatcattttgtttgcaagtgtgtcatgtgtggagaagaacctcctaactagccttttatccatccttttcatccaaaaacgttttacaatctgttttgttttaaagtttctgttttgttttcaattttcgtccaaaacaaatccccctttattttgaagtcttagattagttagaaagtgttttgatttgtgtttctaagtgttttgattcaagttttcatccaacttcgtccaagttcttgttaggttctcaaaactgcccagaaagtggttttaggcagttttgagtcattaggttgctgttttgagttttatgtttgtttaagtattttaaagtatagttttgcattctttgagtctagtttagtgttttaaattttgtttttatgttttaaagtcaattttcaagtgtttagcaatccctcctaatccccggcctagaacgatccctacttacatactttactacatttgataaaaagagggtttaattttgtgtgttaacttatttttcacaccaaattttggcgccgttgccggggattagcaactttgctaatctcttggattgttttcttttgaattattgtattttgtttaagtttctgtttaagttgctgatttgttttgttttctttgtttttaggtactagtttatgacccgtagctcacaacctgttcgtgagcatatctccgactttgacggtgattttgagaggactttgagaaggaaaaagaaattgcaagagtctaatcctcctagtcccgagcctgaattagaagagcaagaagttgaggttgaagagaaggccacggcacaagtgggtggagaagagcaaggtatagccatggacaatcgtacgctcaaggagcttgccgcctcgggtttggataatgccgcaccattgtgtatccaatatcccatggctgctcaaggtaaaactgaagagttcgagttaaagtcaagtttgctccaccacattccaaagttccatgggctgtccatggaggatccgaacaaacatttgaaggaatttgaagtggtatgctcaagtatgactccagttaccgttgacggaagtattttaaagatgaaggcttttccattctctttaatggacaaagccaaggattggttatacgagttggctcccggtacagttacatcttgggagagtatgaagagggcgtttctggagaagtttttcccaacttctcgcatcattcttcttcgtaaaaaaataagtggaattcagcaaagccaaggtgaatcttttccatcttattatgaacgatttaaatcacttgttgcttcttgtccacagcatcagatgaaggaggagttacttcttcaatacttttacgaaggtcttttaccacttgaacggcaaatgttggatgcttccgcgggaggagctctagtggataagacacctagggatgccaaaactctcattgcgaatcgagcactcaatgcacaacaatatgaaggtgttgggcaaagagacaccccacggccacatcatgtcaatgaggtaagttctatttctgagttacaatcccaaatggctaaccttacgtctatgttatcgcagttggttgaaggccccaaaacgcaaggaactacaatctgtggtgtatgctccattcaaggacatcaatctgatcaatgccctaaattaattgagaatggaggataggaatcggccaatgctgtgggttatgggaatcaaaaccaaccaaggaatgatcctttctccaatacatacaacccgggatggcgtgaccaccccaatttcagatggagagatgcaccacaatatggccaacaaagtggattccgacaacccccgggtttctttcCAAGGCCAATGGAACCACAACCACCTCCTCAGGCACAATCTTCCCAAACTAACCCAGGTACGTCTATGAATGATGATAAAACATATCAGTTACTAACCACCATGGCGTAGGGAATGCAGAACCAAGCAAAGGAGGTTAATGAgctgaagaagcaaatgggccaaatggccgaatttttggggcaattccgtgaaaatggtaagttaccaagcactacggtggtcaatccaaagggtggcttcgaatctgcaaaggctatcacattacgaagtggaaaagaggtgagaaacaaggaagatgagaagatacaactcgaagaagatgagaacacctaccccacggcaagggtaccatcacccatgccgcagccatctaagacatcccatccgtccacctcaggtaagaatgttccaaatgttgtgatttcgaacactaatctgcccaatgtcccttttcctagcagatttttgcaatcaaagaacgaagaggaggaaaaagatgttctagagacatttagaaaggtgcatgtcaacattcccctccttgatgccataaagcaaatcccgaagtatgccaagtgtttaaagaagctttgtacaacaaagaaacgtgtccgggagaaagaggtggtacatgtaagtgagaatgtctccgccatcttgcaacataaactaccccccaaatgcaaagacccgggaagttttacaattccatgtgtcattggtaatacccgtttcaaatctgccatgctagatttaggagcatctattaatgttatgccatattctgtgtatgcatctatgaatctaggagcacttaaacatgatggtgtaatcatacaattggccgatagatctaacgcttatccaaagggagttttggaagacgttttagtgcaggttgatcatttagtcttcccagcggatttctatgtcctcgaaatggatgaatcggaccatgccccttcattgcccatcctccttggaaggccattcatgaaaacggctcaaacgaagattgacgtggccaaaggattagtcactatggcatttggtggtgacatgattagttttaaaatttctgaatccattgagactcctaatattgttcattcttgttgtgccattggtaaaattgaaaagataagACCGGACCATTCAGCATCAAGCACGAAGGATGcatcaagaaccatgcaagacgagggaattggagtggagtaCAAGGACCATACGGCCACTGCCCTCAAAATGCTCAAAGTGGCCGAAAgcaccatggggaagaatgttcacattgctgccacttcatcacatcacataggtaagccacctaatccaaatccaatgccatttaaagttgataggtggttcccttctttggtgcaggtacctaagcaaatccccgatggtgggcgtatgaacatgaaccttagacaacacaacgcacccatcaacaaacatcactatccatttccgttcaaggatgtaatctacgagaactttgtggagcatgttgtggaggatatcccactgcatgccgtgggttccaAGGAGAAGTGAAGgtgttcatcgtccggctggaagacgttaaagcaagcgctttaagggaggcaacccatttattctgcttgattgtcaattttattacttgtttaattatttttggttatgattttctattttgaaatattaacaaatatgcaaggGATTTTTGACATTAAACTTCATGAAATGAACAGGAatctgggaaataaagaaacataac
Encoded proteins:
- the LOC126584697 gene encoding uncharacterized protein LOC126584697, yielding MEDPNKHLKEFEVVCSSMTPVTVDGSILKMKAFPFSLMDKAKDWLYELAPGTVTSWESMKRAFLEKFFPTSRIILLRKKISGIQQSQGLLPLERQMLDASAGGALVDKTPRDAKTLIANRALNAQQYEGVGQRDTPRPHHVNEVSSISELQSQMANLTSMLSQLVEGPKTQGTTICGVCSIQGHQSDQCPKLIENGG